Genomic DNA from Catellatospora sp. TT07R-123:
CGTGGCGCCGTGCGGGTTGGCGTACAGCGGCTGGCAGTAGAACAGGCGGGCGCCGGTGCGGGCGAACGCGGTGGCGAGCTGGTCGGGGCGTACGCCGTCGGCGTCGGCCGGCACCGGCACCACCCGCAGCCCGGCCGCGCGCGCCGCCGCCAGCGCCCCGAGGTAGGTCGGCGACTCGACCAGCAGCACGTCGCCGGGGCGGCCGAGCACCCGCAGCGCCGTGGACAGCGCGGCCTGGCCGCCGGGGCAGATGACCATGTCGTCGGCGCGCAGCCCGGCCCCGGCCTCGCGGGCGAACCAGGCGCGCATGTCCTCGCGCCCCTCGACCGGCCCGCGCGCCCAGGCGGCGGGCTGGCGGGCGGCCCGTGCCAGGGCCGCGCCCAGCGCCGCGACCGGTTGCAGCCCCGGTTCCAGGTATCCGCTGGACAGGCTGATCGCCCCCGGCTGCGGGATCGCCAGCAGCTCCTGCATCTCGCGCTCGCCGTCGGGCGCGCTGCCCAGCGCCACGGTCTGCCAGGCCAGGTCGGCGGCCTGGGCGCGGGCCGGGCGGGCGGCCACGTAGGTGCCCTTGCCGGGCCGGGCGTCCAGCACGCCCTCGGCGGCGAGCTGCCGGATCGCCTGCGCCACGGTGACCGGCGAGGCCTGGTGGTGGGCGGTGAGCTCGCGTACCGAGGGGAGCTGGGCGCCGGGGCGGGCGGCGGCCGCCCGGTCGCGCAGATCTTGGATAACGCGGAGCACTGCGTTACCGTTGTTCATGAAGAGCAAGAGTAGCGCTATCGTCGCCGATACGGTAGCGGTCCCGACCGGCGGACTGCTGCTGGGCGCGCTCGGGGTGGTCCTGTTCAGCATGTCGCTGCCTGCCACGAAGCTGGCCGTGCACGAGCTCGATCCGTGGTTCGTCGCGTTCGGGCGGGCCGTCGGGGCGGGCCTGCTGGCCTCGGCGTACCTGCGCGTTACCGGCGCACCCCGACCCACCGCTACCCAGTGGCGGCGGCTGGCCGTGGTAGCGCTCGGCGTAGTGGTCGGGTTCCCGCTGTTCACGTCGCTGGCGCTGACCGCGCAGACCGCCGCGCACGGCGCCGTCGTCGTCACCGTGCTGCCCGCCGCCACGGCCGTGTTCGCGGTGCTGCGCGCGGGCGAGCGGCCGCCCCGGGCGTTCTGGCTGGCCGCGTCGGCCGGGCTGGTCGCCGTGCTGGGCTTCCTGGTCGCGGGTGGGGCGGTGCGCGG
This window encodes:
- a CDS encoding PLP-dependent aminotransferase family protein, which encodes MNNGNAVLRVIQDLRDRAAAARPGAQLPSVRELTAHHQASPVTVAQAIRQLAAEGVLDARPGKGTYVAARPARAQAADLAWQTVALGSAPDGEREMQELLAIPQPGAISLSSGYLEPGLQPVAALGAALARAARQPAAWARGPVEGREDMRAWFAREAGAGLRADDMVICPGGQAALSTALRVLGRPGDVLLVESPTYLGALAAARAAGLRVVPVPADADGVRPDQLATAFARTGARLFYCQPLYANPHGATLSPDRRTAVMDAVRAAGAFLIEDDYARDLAIEGDPPPPLAADDPDGHVVYLRSLTKSAAPGLRVAAIGARGPAGARLRAGRLLDDFFVSGPLQQAAVEFVTAPAWGRHQRALRTALRTRRDALLDAIRRHLPAVTPVGVPRGGLHLWVRLPDGTDDVVLAARAAAEQVIVFPGRPWYAAEPPAPHLRLTYAAAPPDQLEEGTRRLSRTLPTPPPPG